Part of the Leucobacter insecticola genome is shown below.
AGGGTGATGTTCTCCGCCTGGTGCTTGCCGTGCAGCGGCACAAACGCGGGATCGTAGTTCTGACCTGTGGCGCTGACGACACCGATCTGGCGACCGCCTACGGCGAGGCGATCCTCGGCGAGACGGAAATCGCGGCCCTGTACGAGGAGGCGGGCCTGGTGCTTCGCCGCTGCGGCCTCAATTTCTGTGAGAGCGGCCGGATCCTGCACCGCGGTCACCACGGTGCAGCCGGGCTTGATAATGCCAGCCTTGGTGCGCGCGACCGTTGCAATGTCGCGGCCCAGGATCTCGGTGTGATCGAGATCGATCGGGGTGAACACCGCGACTTCGGCATCGACGATGTTGGTCGCATCCCACTCGCCGCCCATGCCGACCTCGATCACGGCGACCTCTACGGGGGCATCCGCGAAGATCGTGAAACCGAGCACCACAAGTGCCTCGAAGAAGGTGATCGGGCCGTGGCCAGCCGCCACAAGCTCGGCGTCGACGACCTGCAGAGGAAGTTGCAGCTCTTCCCAGGCGGCAGCGAGCACGTCTGCGTTGACCGGTTCACCATCGAGTTGAAAGCGCTCGGAGAAGTCGATGAGGTGCGGGCTCGTGAAGAGCCCGGTGCGCAGACCGTGCGCGCGCAGCAGCGACTCGATGGCGCGGCTTGTTGAGGTCTTGCCATTGGTGCCTGCGACCTGCACGACGGGAAAGGAGAGTTGCGGCGACCCCGCCAGCTCAGCGAGCCGGCGCACCGGATCGATGCGCGGCCGCGGGTTCGCTTCGCCGGTGCGCTCCAGCAGGGCTTCGTAGACGCGGGCGGCGGAATCGTTGCCGCTCGCTTCGCCGATCATGTGACTGTTCACCTGGTTACTCCCCCGACTTATTGCTGGCATCGATTGTGATCGTGAGGGGGCCTTCTCGGTCCCGAGCGCAGCTGCGGTTGACAGGAACACTTCGCCGTCGATGCTGCGATCCGCGACCCCCTCAAGGGCGGCGGCGTCCTCGCTGCCCTCGACCGCAATCGCGGTGGCCAGCGTCTCCGCCGCGATGAGCTCCGAGAAACTTTCCAGCGCGGACGCGTGTTCCGGCGCCGCGACCAGCGCGAGTACGATCCGGTCACTCACCTCAAGACCCGCGTTCTTGCGGGCTTCCTGAACCGCGCGGATCGCGTCACGCGCAATGCCCTCGGCCTCGAGCTCCGGGGTGGTCGCGGTCTCGAGCAGCACAAAGCCACCGCCCGGGATCAGCGCGAGCGCCGGTCGCTCTGAGGGTTTCGACTCGCCTTCGGCTCGCTCAACCGGCGTGGATCCACCCACGTTCAACGTCAATTCGTACTCGTGCGGTTCCAGCGTGATGCCGCCCGCGGTAACAACCCCGTCGGTTTCGCTCCAGTCACCGGACTTCGCAGCCTTAATGGCCTGCTGTACCTGCTTGCCGAGGCGCGGACCTGCCGCGCGGGCGTTGACCGCGAGCGTGTGCACGATGCCGTGATCCGCCGCGCTCGATGCTGTCTGCTGCACGAGCTCAACCGCCTTCACATTCAGCTCCTCGCGCAGAATGTCTGCGAAAGGTTCAAGCGCGTCTGGCCGGGCGGTGACAACGGTGAGTGTTGCGAGCGGCAGGCGGACGCGGAGCCTGCGAGCCTTGCGCAGAGAGAGCGCGTGCGAGGTGATCTGGCGTAGCTCGTCCATGGCGGCGACGAGCTCAGGGTCGCTCGGGAACTCGGCCGCGTCGGGCCAGTCCGTGAGGTGCACGGACCGGCCGCCGGTGAGCCCGCGCCAGAGTTCCTCGGTGACGAGCGGGGCCATCGGCGCTGCGACGCGCGCTACGGTTTCGAGCACGGTGTAGAGCGTGTCGAAGGCCTGGCGGTTTGTGGGCTTGCCGGTGGCGCCCTGCGTGCCCTCCCAGAAGCGGTCGCGGGATCGCCGCACGTACCAGTTGGTGAGCACGTCGGCGTAGGCGCGCAGCGACTCGGCCGCGGAGGTGGTGTCGAGACCCGCGAGATGGCCCTCGACCTCGCGCACGAGATCGCCGGTTTTCGCGAGAATGTAGCGGTCGAGCGGGTCGGTGGAGTCGGTGCGTCGCTCGGCGGACAGATTGTCTGCGTTGGCGTAGAGGCTGAAGAAATACCAGGTGCTCCACAGCGGCAGAATGAACTGCCGCACGCCCTCTCGGATCCCTTCTTCGGTGACGATCAGGTTGCCGCCGCGAACCACAGGTGACGCCATCAGGAACCACCGCATGGCGTCCGAGCCGTCGCGGTTGAAGACCTCGTTGACATCCGGATAGTTCCGCAGCGACTTCGACATCTTGTTGCCGTCGGAGCCGAGCACGATGCCGTGGCTAATGACGTTCTTGAACGCCGGGCGATCAAACAGCGCCGTGGCAAGCACGTGCTGCACGTAGAACCAGCCGCGGGTCTGCCCGATGTACTCCACGATGAAGTCGGCAGGCTGGTGTGTATCGAACCAGTCCTGGTTTTCGAAGGGGTAGTGTGCCTGAGCGAAGGGCATCGATCCCGAATCAAACCACACGTCGAGCACATCTTCGATGCGCCGCATGGTCGATGCACCGCTGGGATCGTCGGGGTTCGGTCGAGTCAGCTGATCGATGTAGGGGCGGTGCAGGTCGATCTCGCCGGACTCGTTGCGCGGCAGTTCACCGAAGTCGGCCTCGAGTTCAGCGACGGAACCGTAGACATCGACGCGCGGGTAGTCGGGGTTGTCGCTCTTCCACACCGGGATCGGGCTGCCCCAGAAGCGGTTGCGGCTGATGGACCAGTCGCGAGCGCCCTCAAGCCACTTGCCAAACTGGCCGTGCTTCACGTTTTCCGGCACCCAGGTGATCTGCTCGTTGGTTTCGAGCATCCGATCCTTCAGCTCGGTGAC
Proteins encoded:
- a CDS encoding folylpolyglutamate synthase/dihydrofolate synthase family protein: MPAISRGSNQVNSHMIGEASGNDSAARVYEALLERTGEANPRPRIDPVRRLAELAGSPQLSFPVVQVAGTNGKTSTSRAIESLLRAHGLRTGLFTSPHLIDFSERFQLDGEPVNADVLAAAWEELQLPLQVVDAELVAAGHGPITFFEALVVLGFTIFADAPVEVAVIEVGMGGEWDATNIVDAEVAVFTPIDLDHTEILGRDIATVARTKAGIIKPGCTVVTAVQDPAALTEIEAAAAKHQARLLVQGRDFRLAEDRLAVGGRQIGVVSATGQNYDPAFVPLHGKHQAENITLAIAAVEAFFGSERPVPEEVLDEGLGQLTSPGRLQLIGNDPVVYVDSAHNPHGARALVEAVTESFNFEELALVVGVLAEKDAASVLAALAPIAHQVTVTPVDSARTLDGEALFELASSAIPDTLIEVAHSLPEALDAARAWAGGADGRAVLVVGSVLLAGEAIAFSRSEGWGIA